The genomic segment TTTTATgtatatgtttgcattttttagcaTTGTGTTTTGTCCAGTTTGTGAAGATGTTCTGCTAGTatgaaagaatacattttctatatgaaaacatttgttttatgttAGCTTATGttttctcgtgtgtgtgtgtgtgtgtgtgtgtgtgtgtgtgtgtgtaaaatcagAAATTGAGCATCCTTTGGAAAGAAGGCCTGAAGCACTTGGGTTTACAGGAACGTAAAACATAGCTTCATTGCTCCAGATGTACAGGTTTGAAAGAGCTCATCGCCAAGTTCTTGATCCACTTGCATTCCAGGGGAGTTTTCTTTTGAGTAATATGTTTCTTGTTTGCATGTTACTGTTCCTTGTGGAAACTGTATGCATGGTAGCATTTTTGCTATGTTttccatatttaagaaaatgaggTTTCAGTTTGGctaatagaatattttttatgtaGGACAAAACTTTTTTCTGTGAAGAGCGTTGGGATGAGAATAGGTAAGAAGTAAGCACAATTTTTAATTTAGGCTCTGAAACAGTGTATTGTTCTAAACATATTTGGTATGCCTATATAGGCCTTTAAAAATGGGTTTATATGCTGTTTAATGTGCACTGAACATTTTACATTAATATTATACTGTTTTACCTTAATACTGCATGCTTTTCTATGTGAATTGAATAAAGGATGTCATAAGCACTGTATTCCTTGATGTTGATGATGATTCTTTGTCTTGTATCTTGAATTAGCCTACAAAGACTCGGAAAAACTACCCTTTTAAAACTGATGTTATACTGCAGACGTTGACACACTGTGATCCATGGACCAAATCTGGCCTGCagctgtttctcaggctggagttcagtggtgcagttATGGCCCACTGCAGTTATGGCCCAGGTgggctgggctcaagccattcttcccACTTACCCTGCCAAagatctgggactacaggcatgcaccaccatgtcaaactaattttttagtttttgcagAGGTaccgtctcactatgttgcccaggctggtcctgaactcctgggcccaagtgatcttcctgtctcagcctccagaagtgctgaaccacacctggccaattatataaaattaaatgttatgcattttaatctctttaaaaatatcttttgtaAGTCCTGTGAGCAAAAAATGGTATTTACATTTGTAGATTGTTCTTAAAAATCCATAGATTTTTGCATAACACAGGAAAATGAAAGTCACATTTCAGTGCTTCTAAATAAAGTCTTATTGGAACACAGTTAAActcatttgtttacttattatcTGCAacacctgaaatatttactatctgctcTTTTACAGAAGTATTTGCTGACCCTTTTTTTAATAGACTGAGGATTCAATGAAAccataaatgtataaaaaatcaTTTGTGATTTGGAGAATCATGCCCTTCACTTACAGAAGTAATCGCCAGAAAGACCTAATTTAAAGCAGAGTTTTGCTTTATGATACATATATTCCaataattattcattattttatttttctgatacgTTAAAGCTAATGGATGCATTCAGAGCCATTGGCACTTTAAATGTCTTTGATAATATGACTACACATTAGAAACTCAAATGTTGAAATTAAGATTTTTCTGTCACAGGTTAAATTTAGTCGTGTTATGGTCTAAATCTATATGttcctccaaattcatatgttgtaaCACCCAAGCTAATAACACTAAGAAGTGGGGCGTTTggtaggtgattaggtcatgaaagcTTTGCTTTCTAAATGGgattaatgtccttataaaaaagaCCTGGGGGCCATgtatgatgactcacacctgtaattccagtactttgggaggccgagatgggcggatcatgaagtcagcagatcgagaccatcctggctaatacggtgaaacccgtttctattaaaaatacaaaaaaatttactgggcatggtggtgggtgcctgtagtcccagctactggggaggctgaagcaggagaatcgcttgaacctgggaggcagaagttgtggttagccgagattgtaccactgcactccagcctgggcaacaaagtgagactctgtctcaaaaaaaataaaaataaaaataaaaaaagcatggGGTAGTTTTCCTGCTTCTATGGAAGGAGGACTCAGCTAGAAGGTACCATCTTTAAAGCAGATAGACCTCACCAGAATCTGCTAGTGCCTTGATCCTGGACctctcagaactgtgagaaatataactgtattgtttaaaaattactcagtctaaagcattttgttatagcagcataaatgGATGAAGACAAGGGGTATTTAGTCCAAATACACACTGACATTGTGACATGGATATCTGGAGTGTGTAACCTGATTTACTAATGACTAACCTGGGTGAGAGCATCTATGTTGGACCAAGGTATTTCCCCACTGCTTATATTCAGAAACATCTCCCCATTCTCCCTAAAATAGTATTGCATACATTAGTTATACGTGTGTTCTTTATTTAAAGGGACGTTAATCTTTGTACGATTTGATTTTAATCACACGTTCTCATTTGTACTCTACCACTTTACCATGTGACGTCATAGTAAATGTGGTGGTTTCATAGATGTTTAAATATATCTATTAGGTATGCACActccaagcaaaaaaaaaaaaaaatccctatctTGTACTGAAATTAAGTATCTTGCTAAACTAAGCTCTATTTCATCTAATCCCTACTTAAAACTTTGCAAGCCAAACATTATTGTCCTCAGTTTATAGAAGAGCAAATCTAGGAAGAGCGATCACACCACTGGAATGGGTGGAATCATATCTTGGAGCTGGGTCTGTGGCTCTAGAGCTGCCCTTCCTCTCCCTTGTGTTATAAAGAATTCACATTTGTAGACCAAAGGATGAACAAATTTGAAATTggccacaaattatttttaatattttggaagtATTagctgttaattttttatttttacatttgagagagggtcttggtcttgcttaggctggagtgtagggtgCGAACACGGCTCACTGGagcttgacctcttgggctcagcatttttttttttttacagtagcaTTTAGTTCCTGAGTCTGACTACTAAACAGAAACTCAATGATGGGAGCTGTGTGTGCCACATTGACTCTGACATTTAGATTACGTTAACCTTCCTGTCTTGGTTAGTTTCACTAAGGCTATGATAGAAAAAGATGTACTTATGATAAGGAAGCAGACAGTTaatgtttttagaaaaacatCTTTTGTCTGCTTATCTAAAATGCTTTGGCTATAGGAATGTGACAGGATGCTATCGAGTCTTTTGGGGGGAGGGTCATGGCTTAatattcatttcttaatttttaaaatcattctatCCAGAAATGACGTCTTTCCTGTTTTATGGAGTCAGctgacacaaaaaaagaaaatggtacagTAAGATTTACAGTCCCTTAATTTCAAGTCTGCTTTGTTTCACAGTCATCTCTTGGACCTCTATGTTGGTTTGAAAAAAACTACTGAAAAAGAGACGAACTTGGTCTTGAATCCATTATGTTTCACGAACTTGTTGTTTCTACATGAGTGGTTTTCAGTGATTCAAAGTGAAATACACTAGATTTCCCCACCTCTTTGTACCTTTGTAGGATATTTGTAGAGAAAATCAAACAGATTAACTGTTTATGGGATGTGCTTTGTTAGATTAGAAGGTTTCCCAAAGCCTCATAAGAAGGTCTTTCATTCCTATTTGTGGGGGTCCTACAAAACAGCTTTTGTACAACACAGCTTTTGCCTATCACGATGTAACCtgatccttttaaaaatacttggcaGAGAGAAAACCTTTTAAGCAATGATCTCAAGAGTGTGCAGTGAACATTTATTGCCTAATTCTCGGAACCCCACTCAGCTGGGAAGCATCTGTGAAGATGCAGATTTCTTTACAGAACCCACCTTGAGTGCAAGTTAGGGCAATCTTCAGTTTTATATGACTGAGGCAGTCTAGACTAATGCCTTCAGTTACAGCTCCACTTCTGAAACAAGGTGGATTCTTAAGTCTGCtgtgtctttttcatttcattgtcaTAGATTCTAAGTGCTGTGTCTTAATAAGAAGCAGACCCTCTCTAATAAATGTTAGTGTTCGTCTATTGGTGTGTAGAAGTGTAGGGCTTATGCGACATTTGTAATTTGGGATATAAAGACCCATTTCCCAAAATTTCCCGAGGAATTTGACTTAGATACTTACTGAGACTTACTGGGAGGGGGGGAAGATGCAATTCTAATGcattttgattctgacatttGTGAGTAGAAAAACACCCTTGCTGGGGATAGTGTGGAGCCGTGGGTAAGTCTGGCGTCTTCTAGAGGTGTTACTTGTACTGGATCTTGAAGGGTGAATAAGAGTTCTGCGCGAAAGAGGACAATTCTCCTGCGTGTGGGGAAGTGCTGGAGGGGACGTCCATTTAGCCGCTGTCTCTGAAGAGGTGCTGAAGAAACCATTCCTAAACTTCAGGACTCCTGTTTGAAAGAAGGTTTCccggattgcttcagcctgggtttATAGGTTTGTCTTTGCTCCGCCTCCTCTCGGAGTCCCCTGAGGTTCTTGggcttgccccagcctcctgagccgACGGCCTGCTGGCGAGACAGAGGCTCCCTGGGCGCTGGAAGGCTTAGACGTTGGTGGGCTGGCCCATCATCTGTCCATTAAGAGGAGACCCGTCCTTTTGAGGGCAGGAAGAGGCGACCTCGCCTAACCCACCCGGTAGTCTTTGTGCTCGGAGTGGGGAGGTGGAGTCCGGCCTGCCAGCCTCGGATCTGAGCCCTCTTCTCTCCCCGGGATTCCAGCGAACTTGGCCTTTTCGGATTCTCGCCTCCGGTGCCcgctcttcccttcccctccagcCCCCACCGGACCCCCACTCCCCAGTCTTCGGAGGACAGACGCGCCCTCGCCCTTCCAGCCCGAGTTTTCCGCGTTCTCCAGGGCCCTCCCGGCTGGTCCGGCCCTAGCCCCACCCGAACGGCCCGCTCGCTCTGCGGTTCCCTTTCATTTTATTACTACTTGTGAAACCTGGCGATTAAGACGCGAAACCAACAAAGAATTTTCTTTCCACCTTAACCTTGCACACAATCCTTTAACAAATTAATTAATCCTAATGAATTAacacttcatttatttaaacGCGCTATAGTCCATGAATTAAATTTTCATGCAGTGATTAAAGGCTGTTAAAATATGCATGATTTcgttaaaattttataataaatcagGGCAATGTGTTACATGACAAGGCAACTATTTCCCAGTCCCTCGCAAGGGGCTTTGATTTGTGCGGGCGGCGGGAAGGAGGGGCGGCTGGCGGCGGCGCCAGCGAGCGTTGGAGCCGGGCAACGGGACCCAGCTCCGCACTCTCGGGTTTGGACTCGCGTCCCCGCGGTTTCCTCTACGGCTTCCAGACCCTTTGGGGAATTCTGCTCCTGGAGGCACAGCGGAGCCTGCGGAGAGCGACTGGCACCAGCTTCCCGGTCCTCCGAGCCGCGCTTGTGGGGGCGGCGGGAGGGGGGAGTCTGCTGCCCATTGAGCTCTCTCCACCCGGGGCTTGCGTGGGTTCTGGTGGCAGCAGCTGGCAGGCGGCTATCCGTGGAGCGGGAAGGCGACAGAACTTCCTATGTCCTTGCGTGGGGTCATGGGCAGATGTGTCTGTTGTGGAGTTTCGTTTGTTTGTTGTTCTAACCCAGGACCTGGAAGCCCCTTCTCTGAGCAGCGCCTCCTTCCAGCTTTGAATGGGCCAGGGCCAAGGCGGGGCAGGGACGCCTCTTCTCCTCCTGGGACCTAAATCACAGGGGTGCGTGGCCATGTTCAGACATCAGACATTGTTCACTTGGGCTGCGAAGCTGGTTCTGGCAACTAGCAGGCAGGGGAGGCCCAGCTCCTGTTGGGACAGAGACGTGGTAGTCATGTGTTACCCGTAGGACTTTCACAAGGTAGGTGGGTTTCATGTCCACGGAGAGATTAGGGTGGAGATATATACATAAGTCTGTATCTAGAGATGTAACGCCAAGAGTGACAATGGTCAGCACTGAACTTTCCTGGGACACATCATCTGGGTCGCTAGGTCAATGAGGACAGACATCTCAGGGTGGGGTGGTTAACGTTCAGGAAACTGTCCCTAAGGGAAGCTGCATTTAAATTAGCCAGAAGAAAGCAAACAGTTTATTTCCCACTGGTTTCCTTGAGAATCTTCTCTGCCAGTCCCAGCTGGAGCCCAGTCTGAATGCCCAGCTGGGAGCTTTGGAAACAGAGATGACGACGGTCCCCGGTACAGCCAACCACCCCCGGCCTCGGGGACCTGGGGAGGCTAGTGGCCGAGGGAGCTCCGCGGCAGTGCCGAGTAGAAAGGGAGGACGACGGCCTCCGGGAAATCTCCGAACCTAAGCGACCCGGAGCGTGGCCGGGGGAACTCCGACCTCAGCGTTGGGCTGGGTCCCGCTGGCCTCGGAGAGCAGGGCCACTGCCTGGGGACGGGAGGAAGTCCGATGGCCCTCAGTGAGGCCGGCGAGAAGCCCAGTAGACATCGCCCGGGAGGTACGGGACCAAGATGCCCGAGTAGCAATACGAGACTGGGATCAAAGCAGCTCCAGCAAGAACCTGGGAAAGCGGcccagaagggaaggaaaagttCCACCGTCCCTtctccattccttcctcctttccaccCTTCAGTGTTAAAGCCAAGGGCACCGGGACAGCCCAAGAGAAGCCCCGGTTTCGAGACCAGGAGCCCTTATCCTGAGCCTGTTCCCCAGGGTCTGCCCCTTCACCGGTGCTTAAAACAACTTAAGAGGCTTCTAAAGCCGGCCGACCCTGGGCCCTGGGGGCTTCTCCTGCATGCACGGCGCTAGTTGTGCGGTGAAAAGTGCCTCCTTTCAGACTAGGCAGCTGCCTACACCAATGAGGAGCCCCGAATCTGCGAGGAACCCAACTCAGGCTTCCGCCACAGGACCCGAGGTGGCCGGGCCTGCAGGTGGGGCCAGAACCCCGGGTTCCAGAAGGAACGAGGGGCCCGATGCAGCCCTCCACTGTGTACCCACAGCCTCCACGCACCTCTGTCGACATCCCTCAGGGCTGATCCTGAGTCCCTAAGCCCCGACAGACAACTCGGGTTCAACCCTCGCAAGTGAGGAAGTGGGGGCGAGTAGTGGCTGTGGAGTCATATACTAACTTTCTCCGCACCCGGTTGGAAGGAGGAAGTCAGCGCCCAGGTGGGCAGCAGCTGTCAGGCGCGCTCTCCCGAACTGGAGGGTGGCAGAGTGGCGGAACCCGTCAAAGGTGAGGAGTGTTCACCACAGACACTGCGGATTCTCGCACAAAACCTCTCCCGCCAGTCCTCACGCCAACCAAGGAAGGTCTGGTCCTTAGCTCCGGAAAAGGGCGCTGCCAAAGGAAATGAGAAGTGAGGCCTgccaaaggaggaggagaaaattaATTAATGAGGGAAAGAAATGTGTCTCTGATCCAGATGATAGACTCCCTGTCCCTGGGGGCTGAAACTCCTTGGAAATCAATAGCTGTGCATTCATTATCCCTCTCTTGATAAAATGCAAATCTatgagatgaggaggaggaggaggggatcTGTGTTGGTCattaaataagaaggaaaaaaaaaatgcccaggaatCTCTGCCAAGACTCAGACCCCATGTGGGTATCATTAGCACAGGCAGGGGCCAACTAGTTACAGCAGTTGCCaaaccaggaaaacaaaacagtgaCATATGGGTGAGCTGAGCCCAAGCCTGCCACCCTTTCCTTTTACCCATCAGGAGGAAAGTAGGGAGAGGCTTGATACGGTCCAGGGAACTGCCTGCAGATGTGCCAGCACACCCCATTCTTTAGCCTGGGGCTGAAGAGCAACAGGGAGGAGGTTTGATAACTGTCCTAACATCACCCACCCCATATTTCTGTACAAGTCCCTCTCATCACACCTGTTATACCTGTGCCATAGATGCCTTTTATCCGTGGCTGCCCCCCACACATACACTGTCACCTCCTGCAGGGTAGATACTCATATTGTATACCTCATTTTATCTCCAGTGTCTTGTACTGGGCCAGACTACTGCTCAGCAAGCATTTGAGGGAAGAAGATAGGGTAGCAAGTTAATGAGGGAGGAGTGAAATAATTGGCTCCTGAAAAAGATCAGGCTGAAATCAAAGTGTACATCTCTGCCTAGGGAAAACACACCCCTCCTTTTAAAGGAGAATTTAGACCACCCCCCGGGGATCTTCCTGCCATCTCCAACCAGCCCTGGTTGGTTGAACAACCCCTGGGCCACCACCTCTGCCCCACACCACCCCAAACTGGCCTCTTCCACCTACACACATGTGTTGTTTGGTGGGGCACTTTTCCTGTGTGACAAACTCTGTGCTAAGTGCCATAGTGAAAATGTATGTGTCCGAGATGGGCTTCCCATCCATGGTGGGAGGGGACGGGAGGACTGATTGTACCCACAGCCCTCATATTTCTGGTCCCATCAAAATGCCCAATATCTTGAGCAAAGATCTGGCCACACCCCAAGGTGGGGTATTCCTGTTGCAGGAGAGGTAAACAGGGAAGGGAATCTTCCTGGGACTAACTCCTAATTTTAGGCTAAGCTGACATCTCTCTGCTGGGTTTATTGGAAGCCTCCCAGGGTTGGAGGGTGAACGAAGGTGACTTGTGGGTACTCTGGAGCTCACCTGATGCTCAGAGGTCCCACCCGGCCACAAACCTGTACTGTGTGCCTTTCTGCCAGCCCTGAACCCTTCAGGGTCACTAAAGATCAATGCTTTTTTAGGAGGGAGGAGCAGGCTTCAGGCTCTCACTCTCTTTGGGGGTCTTTCCTTTCCCCTCAAGGGAGAGTGCAGGGAGCGGCCACCgggggtgtcaggaagggttagGTTAAGCCCGGTGTGATGACTACTGTAGGACTCACTCTTTCCCTCTAGCGACGTCCTGCTCACGGTCCACTCCCTGTTGAGATAAAGTTGCATTTAGCGCTCCCAGAGGACCGCATAATGGATGGAGCCGGCTCCTTCTCTCACCAGCAAGTGAACATCCTTCTCACTTCCCTCTGGAGCTAGAACgaagggagggggtggggaaaagatgaaaagaaagaaagaaaaagccatggTGACGCCTGTGGGCTCTTCTTGGAATCTCAGTAGGTGAGTGCGTATGCTATATACACATGCGTTTGTGCAGAGGAAAGATAAAATCCACAGGAACGCAAATTTAGGTTTATAGAAATGAGATCTGCTATTTGGTGGAAACACAGACCTCCTTGGTGTGAGAGAGACCAGAAAGATTTTTATCTGATCTCTGTTTTCCAAAAGCAGCCCCTTGTTGCTTTCCAGCTCTCTTGCTGCAGATGTGATGACATCTGGGCGGTTAGGTTATCACCGCGAGCAAACGCTGCATCGTTGGGGACTTCGGCACCTGAACTGTGGCTCCCCTGGGAGGCTCTTGATCCGCCTGCCACATTAGGGACATATAACAGGTCGGCTAATTGATTTGTTCTTTTTAGATCTTAAtttcacaataatttttaaaaaaatttaatgttggACCAGAACTTGTACCCATTTTTCAAATTGGCTTGAATTAATATTCTTGAATCGAGTTTTCCTATAAGTTAACTTGATCTGTGTcctattgaaaaataatatacataagcAAGCAGAGATAAAAGGCAAAAAGCCAAAACgatggaagagaaaagaaagttatcTTTTCAACATCTTAATCCCTTTTCTCTGaagcagttttcttttcctggagtTCCCAgcataaagtgtgtgtgtgtgtgtgtgtgtgtgtgtgtattctctgAGGGGAGAAAGGATCCCAACTACACCCTGttaactattttttccttttgattactAGAAGCCTCAGATCACCCGGAGCTCGTTTGAAACGTGGGTTTGTACATGGTTGAAGGAGACAAACAATAAGAGAAATGCACAATTTCATTTCAACAGCTTTTCCCTAGTAGAAAGCACACGCTCCTTGTGGCTCCTAAGTGGCTGTCACTGGCGGTGCCTGACACAGTTAtattcacaacaacaacaacaaaaagtatgcGGAGGAAATTAAATTATATGGAAATCAATAGCGTCTGACTGCTTCAAACAAATGTCTGTCACCGCGATTATTCTCCAGGAACCTATTTATAAACCTtgaaagaaacagggtcttgcagCAAAAGACAGCACCTTCTGCATTTCTGTGTTGTTATTTATACTGTATACAGAGGAATGCGCGGGCATAATTTAACATACAAATGCCCAGCTGTATACATTATATAACAGCTTGTTAGGCATCCTAGAGAGGAGGAGTGCCTAAGTAATGCGCATATATTCAGGGCTTGCGatcaggaggaagaaaaaaaaaaaaaaacagaggggcGAGTGCgcatctcctctttcttcttctaaaaGGTGCCCACCCTTAGACAATAGCTGGCCCTTCTGATCTTTCCAGACCTCGGTGGGAAAGGTGAGGCGCGCAGTGCGCATGTCCAAGCAGCTACAGGTGCATCACCTGCGCTGTCCTTGCTGGTGGTCACTATAAGAGCGGCTCCCACGCGCCGGTAGCGACCGGAcgagcgcgcgcgcgcgcgcagaCGCACGGCGCCGCCGAAAGGGAGAGCGCGCGCCAGACAGACGGAGACAGCTGCTGCCTGTCAGCGCGGCGGGGCCGCGAGCTCTCGCGAGAGCTCCCTGGGACGGCCGCGAGAAGTGGGGCTCAGGTGTAAGAGGAGTGCATCCCGTCGGCGCGCGGGGCTAGATCTCTCGGAGAAGCGGGACTGCGAGGCCGGCGCGCGGCGCTCTGCGCGGTCAGAGGGAGCGCCCGgcggcagcaggagcagcagcagcagcagcagcagcccgcGGCGCGGCCGCCGCCAGCCGCAGCGACCGCCGCGGCTGCAGCCTCCGAAGGGAGGCCGGGGGAGCCGGCGTGCGCACTTTCCCGCGGACTTTCGGAGTGTTTGTGGATATACATGCCAAACCGCCACGATGATGTCCATGAACAGCAAGCAGCCTCACTTTGCCATGCATCCCACCCTCCCTGAGCACAAGTACccgtcgctgcactccagctccgAGGCCATCCGGCGGGCCTGCCTGCCCACGCCGCCGGTAAGCGCCCCACGCCGCGGCCCCGGCCCGCGAGCCCGCCCCTCCCCGTCTCCCAGACGCTGCATGTCCGGGGCTGGTGTGTGCGGGTCCCGGCGCGGGGAACTGCGGGCAGGGGGTGTAGAGCAGTCCCGCGGCGAGGCACGTTTTGTCTGGCGGCGCTTACGGTCGTGTTCCTGTCAGCCTCTGCCTCCGCGTCGGGCGCCTGCGATCAGAGTGGGGAGCGCTGGGGCCAGGACTCTCGACTTCCCTCCACTTTCTCTGTTAATTTCACGCCTCGGAAAGGCGGTCTCTGTGCGTGTTCGGGTGTGTGACACGGGTCCCCAGCTGCGAGTtacatttccatttcttcttcttttcccctcctttttCGTCTCCCACGCCCGTTCCCGGAATGTGTTCCCGTGTCCCCCTTTCTCCGTACTTCTGTCCCCTCGCCATTCTCCTGTCCCTTCTCTTCTGTCCCCCGGCCTGGTTGCCACTGTGCCCTCCTCTCTGTCTTTCCCGCTCGCCACTGCCCCAACCCCGTCGTTATTTTGGTTGCTTTGTGTTTGCCCTTCGCATGTTGTGCTTTTCCGGCTTGTGTGTGtcttgtgttgttttgttttgctcttttggttttgtggttttttttggtttggtttgtgtCGCCTGCAGCTGCAGAGCAACCTCTTCGCCAGCCTGGACGAGACACTGCTGGCGCGGGCCGAGGCGCTGGCGGCAGTGGACATCGCCGTGTCCCAGGGCAAGAGCCATCCTTTCAAGCCGGACGCCACGTACCACACGATGAACAGCGTGCCGTGCACGTCCACGTCCACCGTGCCGCTGgcgcaccaccaccaccaccaccaccaccaccaggcgCTCGAGCCTGGCGACCTGCTGGACCACATCTCCTCGCCATCGCTAGCGCTCATGGCCGGCGCGGGCGGTGCGGGTGCGGcgggcggcagcggcggcgcCCACGACGGCCCGGGGGGCGGTGGCGGCCCGGGCGGTGGCGGCGGCCCGGGCGGCGGTGGCCCCGggggcggtggcggtggcggcggcCCTGGGGGCGGCGGCGGTGGCCCGGGCGGCGGGCTCTTGGGCGGCTCCGCACACCCACACCCGCATATGCACGGCCTGGGCCACCTGTCGCACCCCGCGGCGGCGGCCGCCATGAACATGCCGTCTGGGCTGCCGCACCCCGGGCTGGTGGCAGCGGCTGCACACCATGGTGCGGCAGcggcagcagcggcagcagcggCCGGGCAGGTGGCGGCGGCGTCGGCGGCAGCGGCTGTGGTGGGCGCGGCGGGCCTGGCGTCCATCTGCGACTCGGACACGGACCCGCGCGAGCTCGAGGCGTTCGCAGAGCGCTTCAAGCAGCGGCGCATCAAGCTGGGTGTGACGCAGGCCGACGTGGGCTCGGCGCTGGCCAACCTCAAGATCCCGGGCGTGGGCTCGCTCAGCCAGAGCACCATCTGCAGGTTCGAGTCGCTCACGCTCTCGCACAACAACATGATCGCGCTCAAGCCCATCCTGCAGGCGTGGCTCGAGGAGGCCGAGGGCGCTCAGCGTGAGAAAATGAACAAGCCTGAGCTCTTCAACGGCGGCGAGAAGAAGCGCAAGAGGACTTCCATCGCGGCGCCTGAGAAGCGCTCCCTTGAGGCCTACTTCGCAGTGCAGCCGCGGCCCTCGTCCGAGAAGATCGCTGCCATCGCAGAGAAACTGGACCTCAAAAAGAACGTGGTGCGGGTGTGGTTTTGCAACCAGAGACAGAAGCAGAAGCGGATGAAATTCTCTGCCACTTACTGAGGGGGCTGGGAGATGTCGGGCGGGGCAGAGTGGGGAGCCCAGGGGCATTTTTGGGGGGCTttcctctgcctgcctcccctcGGATTTGTGTCCGTTATCCTGCCTGGGTTTGGGGAGTCCCTCCTTTCGCTCTTTCCTCTGCCCCCTCTCTGCTTTCTCTGCCCGCGGGTTCCCCCAGCCTTAAGGACTGGGGT from the Callithrix jacchus isolate 240 chromosome 1, calJac240_pri, whole genome shotgun sequence genome contains:
- the POU4F1 gene encoding POU domain, class 4, transcription factor 1, whose product is MMSMNSKQPHFAMHPTLPEHKYPSLHSSSEAIRRACLPTPPLQSNLFASLDETLLARAEALAAVDIAVSQGKSHPFKPDATYHTMNSVPCTSTSTVPLAHHHHHHHHHQALEPGDLLDHISSPSLALMAGAGGAGAAGGSGGAHDGPGGGGGPGGGGGPGGGGPGGGGGGGGPGGGGGGPGGGLLGGSAHPHPHMHGLGHLSHPAAAAAMNMPSGLPHPGLVAAAAHHGAAAAAAAAAAGQVAAASAAAAVVGAAGLASICDSDTDPRELEAFAERFKQRRIKLGVTQADVGSALANLKIPGVGSLSQSTICRFESLTLSHNNMIALKPILQAWLEEAEGAQREKMNKPELFNGGEKKRKRTSIAAPEKRSLEAYFAVQPRPSSEKIAAIAEKLDLKKNVVRVWFCNQRQKQKRMKFSATY